From the genome of Nicotiana sylvestris chromosome 1, ASM39365v2, whole genome shotgun sequence:
ctttttatccggaTATCATATGGACAAACATTTAAGAGAGTTGGAAACTAAATTCCATGGacttcaatttggtatataatatgtcccaaaaatacctcatataacacacgaaatatatttctcaaaaagatccattacaaggcaaatccttagtcgatttttccgcaacttaaattCGATTTTTCCCAAACTTTGTATTTTATATCCAAACATAATATATAGTCATATTATgactttaaactcatttaaatcatgattatCAAGTCTCAAGTTCATTATACGTCACCTTGGGACGCACAGGGTGTAACATTCTTCCCAtttagaaacattcatcctcgaatgttaaaCTCCTAGAGATCTATAGAAATTTTGTTAGAGTCTGCTTGTAATGGTACCACTACCAACCTGTCAGACAGAAAACCCAACAATACAAAGCCACACAggaccacaatcatcaataacaCCAATGGCCTTACACAATCAATGGCAATAACTAACATAAGAATCAAGTACCATATACGTACCTAAAGGCTGTGATTTCTCAGTCCGATCCTCCTCTGGAAGCGAAAACAAGTGAGGAtacctagacttcatgtcttcttcAGCTTCCCAAGTCATCTCCTCTGCAttattgttcctccaaagtactttaacCGAAGATACATCTTTAGTTCTCAATCTCCGAACTAGTCTATCTAGTATAGCAATGGAAGCTTCCTCATATGATAGCTGCTCTATGACTTGAACATCGTCAACTGGAATGACTCTAGAAGGATCTACGATACACGTACGGAGCATAAACACATAAAAAACTGGATGTACTAACTCCAAGTTGGAaggcaagtctaactcatatgctacctggcCTACTCTGCGTATGATCTTATAAGGTCCAATGTACCAAGGGCTAAACTTTTCTTTCTTACCTAATCTCATAGCGCCCttcatcggtgatacctttaggaatacgTAGTCATCTACCTGAAACTCCAAGTCTCGTCGTCGATTATCTGCATAGGACTTCTAACGACTCTGAGCTACTAATAGCCTTTCCCATGTAAGGTTAATCTTCTCAATTGCCTGTTGTACTAACTCTGATCCTACTAACTTAGTTTCCCTAACCTCGAACCATCCAATAGGTGACCTACACTTCCTGCGTAAagagcttcatatggagccatctgaatgctggaatgatagctattattatatgtgaactcaataattggaagatgatcatcccagctatcCCTGAAGTCTGTGACACAAGCCCGTAATATATCctccagtgtctgaatagtacactcAGCCCGACCATCCGTCTGTGGATGAAATactgtactaagacttacttgagtccctaatcttttttggaaggacctccataAATTAGCTGTAAACTAAGCACCTCTATCTAAGATGATAGATATAGGGACACCATGAAGTCGTACCATCTCCTTAATGTAAAGCTTTGCATAATCCTTTGCTGGATACGTAGTCTTGATAGGCAGAAAATAGGCTGATTTTGTAAGTCTATCAGCAATCACCCATATAGAATCGAACTtgcgctgggtacgaggtaagcctatgatgaaatCTATATTAATTACTTCCTATTTCCAAGTCGAAATATCTATAGTCTGCAATAATCCAtcgggtttctgatgctcaatcttaattTG
Proteins encoded in this window:
- the LOC138873691 gene encoding uncharacterized protein; this encodes MTTSSLVTEVKERQYEDPVLAHYRDTAPQKEKTPFEIIGDGVLRYRGRLCVPNVAGLCEQVMGETHYSRYSIHSKRDKDEVINIDFIIGLPRTQRKFDSIWVIADRLTKSAYFLPIKTTYPAKDYAKLYIKEMTDGRAECTIQTLEDILRACVTDFRDSWDDHLPIIEFTYNNSYHSSIQMAPYEALYAGSVGHLLDDPSRVIPVDDVQVIEQLSYEEASIAILDRLVRRLRTKDVSSVKVLWRNNNAEEMTWEAEEDMKSRYPHLFSLPEEDRTEKSQPLGW